Within Vicia villosa cultivar HV-30 ecotype Madison, WI linkage group LG1, Vvil1.0, whole genome shotgun sequence, the genomic segment tactaagttgtattctttagattttctgtaaactaagccaacattagtagtacctttcagataccttagaattctcttaacagcagttaaatgagattctctaggatctgattggaatctagcacacaaacaaacactgaacagaatgtcaggtctagaagcagtcagatatagaagagatccaatcatacctctgtataacttctgatctaccttcttacttacctcatccttacctaggatgcatgttggatgcataggagttttggcttctttgcagtccagaagattaaacttctttagaagttccttcacatacttggtttggtgaacatatgttccttctgatgtttgatttatttgtattccaaggaaatacttgagttctcccatcatgctcatttcaaactcagcctgcatagattcagcaaactcctttccaagtgtagcattagatgttccaaaaataatatcatctacatatatttgacaaattaaaatatccttttcaaaggttttacaaaagagagtagtgtccacttttcctctagtgaaaccattatctagaaggaaagaacttaagcgttcataccaagctctgggagcttgcttcaatccatataatgatttctttagtttaaacacatgattcggagacatagagtcttcaaaaccaggaggttgatggacataaacttcttcatctatataaccatttaagaaggcactcttaacatccatttgatagagagtgatgttatgttgagtggcaaaagaaattaatagacgaatagattctaacctggccactggtgcaaaggtttctgtataatcaatcccttcttgctgactataaccctgagccaccagtctggctttgtttcttaccacttcacctttctcactgagcttgtttctgaagacccattttgtaccaattatattgaatccatctggtctaggaacaagatcccaaacatcattccttgtaaactgattcagttcttcttgcatagcaattatccagtctggatcttctagagcatgatcaacagaagttggctcgatcaaagatacaagacctaattgacagtctgcattgttcttaaggaatgctcttgttctgattggatcatccttctttccaagaatgacatcttctgaatgaccagagataagtctggatgatcttctgacagatggttcttcagaaatacttagatcctccagagaagctgatacttgatcttctggttctttgcttctgaggagctctgcttctgatgcgttacttcttggctcaacaacttctgatataacaatatcacaatctgcaaaattatcaaactgctttggtttttcagaaccaagcttatcatcaaacctgatattgattgattcttctacaaccaatgtttcagtattgtatactctgtagccttttgagcgttcagaatatccaagaaggaaacacttttgagctttggaatcaaacttaccaagatgatctttagtgttcagaataaagcatacacatccaaaaggatggaaatatgaaatgttgggttttctattcttccacaattcataaggagtcttatttagaataggtctgatagagattctattctgaatatagcatgcagtgtttattgcttctgcccagaaatgcttagccatattggtttcattgatcatggttctggccatttcttgcagagtcctattctttcgctctacaaccccattttgctgtggagttctaggacaagagaaatcatgggcaataccattttctttgaagaattcttcaaaggatctgttctcaaattcaccaccatgatcacttctgacctttatgattttacactctttttcagattgaatctgaatgcagaaatcaaagaacactgaatgagtctcatccttgtgttttaagaattttacccaagtccagcggctataatcatctacgatgactaatccatatttctttcctctgacagatgctgttttgactggtccaaacagatcaatgtgcaagagttctaatggccttgaggtagaaacaacattcttagacttgaatgcaggtttggagaacttgcccttctgacatgcttcacaaagagcatctgatttgaatttcagattagggagtcctctgaccagattcagtttgttaatctgagaaatctttctcaaactagcatgacctaatcttctgtgccagacccactgctcttcagaaacagacataagacaggtcaccttctgactcataagatcttgcagatctgtcttataaatgttgttcttcctcttgcctgtaaataggattgagccatccttctgatttacagccttgcaagacttttgattaaagattatatcataaccattgtcactcaattgactgatagataagaggttatgagttaatccttctacaagaagtacattagaaatggaaggagagttaccagactttatagttccagagccaattatcttgcccttctgatctcctccaaacttgacttctcctccagacttaagcaccaggtcttggaacatagaccttcttcctgtcatgtgtcgcgagcatccagagtccaggtaccatgacatgttgtgctttgtccttcttgcagccaaggatatctgcaataggaataatcttatccttaggtacccacattttcttgggtcctttcttgttagattttctcaagttctgattgaacttgggtttaacattataagcaataggaggaacaacatgataatttttaatatgagtttcatgatatttcctaggttgtgtcacatgcttcttggtgtgtgttatgtgaaaactttgagcatgtgaagtgtgcctaatatcatgagagtggccatacttgaactgatcatacaatggcttgtatgtaattttcatttcatcaacaggttcaagtttgtatggggtttcaccctcaaaaccaatgccaactcttttgtttccagatacgacatatatcatagaagctagctgacttctgccaatacttctagataagaacttcctgaaacttaaatcatattctttcagaatatggtttagactaggagtggatttctctgaatcagaaggagatccaacattattggataattttaaaagtttttcttttaattcagaattctccaactcaagcttctttgtttcaaattcaaattgctttttcagctttttgtatttgagactaatctgagacttgagttccagaagttcagttagaccggaaactaactcatctctagtaagttcagaaaatacctcttcagaatctgattctgatgtagattctgatccgtcatcttctgtcgccatcagcgcacagttagcctgctcatcttctgaatcatcttctgactcatcccaggttgccataagacctttcttcttatgaaactttttcttgggactttccttctgaagatttggacattcattcttgtagtgtccaggctcattgcattcatagcacatgaccttcttcttgtcaaatcttctttcatcagaagattctccacgttcaaatttccttgaacttctgaagcctctgaacttcctttgcttggtcttccagagttgatttagccttctggagatcagggacagttcatcttcttcttcagattctgattcttcaggatcttcttctttggcctgaaaagcgttagtgcatttcttgatattagattttaatgcaatagacttacctttcttttgaggctcatttgcatccagctcaatttcatgacttctcaaggcgctgataagctcttccagagaaacttcattcagattctttgcaatcttgaatgcagtcaccataggaccccatcttctgggtaagcttctgatgatcttctttacgtgatcagccttggtgtatcccttgtcaagaactctcaatccagcagtaagagtttgaaatcttgaaaacatcttttcaatgtcttcatcctcctccattttgaaggcttcatacttctggattaaggctagagctttagtctccttgacttgagcatttccttcatgagtcattttcaaggactcatatatgtcataggccgtttccctgttagatatcttctcatactcagcatgagagatagcattcaccaaaacagttctacatttatgatgattcctgaaaagcttcttttgatcatcattcatttcttgccttgacagcttcacgccactggcatttactggatgtttgtaaccatccattagaagatcccatagatcaccatctagacccagaaagtaactttccagtttatctttccagtattcaaagttttcaccatcaaataccggcggtctagtataaccattgttaccgttgtattgctcagcagagccagatgtagNNNNNNNNNNNNNNNNNNNNNNNNNNNNNNNNNNNNNNNNNNNNNNNNNNNNNNNNNNNNNNNNNNNNNNNNNNNNNNNNNNNNNNNNNNNNNNNNNNNNttaccgttgtattgctcagcagagccagatgtagatgcaggtggatttgtcggagtttcaccagccatcttttaaatgaagcgtttttctcttcctgaatcttttctaaacacggttaagtgcttgcaccttagaaccggcgctctgatgccaattgaaggatagaaaaacacttagaaagggggggtttgaataagtgtagctttaaaaacttgacagataaaaataaattgcacagttatttttatcctggttcgttgttaactaaactactccagtccacccccgcagagatgatttacctcaactgaggatttaatccactaatcgcacggattacaatggttttccacttagtccgcaactaagtcttccagagtcttctgatcacacactgatcactccaggaacaactgcttagataccctctaagacttttctagagtctactgatcaacacgatcactctaggcttagttcactcctaagacttccctagagtattctgatcaacacgatcactctagttacaaactgctcagccaactgctaagacttcctagagtatactgatcacacgatcactctagttccttacaacttaatgtaatctattcaagagtttacaaatgcttcttaaaagctataatcacaaactgtgatatttctcttatcgtttaagcttaatctcactaagatattacaacagcaatgtagtgagctttgatgaagatgaagattctgagtttagatttgaacagcgtttcagcaagtttgatataagttgttttggtgcagaatcgttaaccttgcttctcatcagaacttcatatttataggcgttgagaagatgaccgttgaatgcatttaatgctttgcgtgttccgtacagcattgcacttaatgttatacgcttttgtcaactacctcgagccttgttcacgctgtgtctactgacgtagcctttagtagcttttaacgttccttttgtcagtcagcgtagtctgccacctgtacttccttctgatatgatgtttgtgaatactacgtttgaatatcatcagagtcaaaacagcttggtgcatagcatcttctgatcttctgaccttgaagtgcttctgagcgtgataccatcttctgatcttcagtgcttctgatctcatgttcttctgatgcttccatagacccatgttctgattctgcttcgaccatcttctgatgtcttgccagaccatgttctgatgttgcatgctgaaccatttaagatacaacttctgagcgctgaattatgcgtactctttatatatatttcctgaaagggaaattgcattggattagagtaccatattatcttaagcaaaattcatattattgttatcatcaaaactaagataattgataagaacaaatcttgttctaacagtttgagtcagagtcttagtgtcggttaatccctcgtatgcgattagtgtaagattgacactatcgatacttcttgttctaataaatattgttttatatttagcagaacaatggtcggaagaggatgaagaaacgacgacgcgattgttgaggctctgggtatgattgctggtgtgttgggagggaatgccaatggggctGGAATTGGTGtggacaggcagctgaacagttttcagaggaacaaccctcaattgttcaaaggcactcacgatcccggaggcgctcagaggtggctgaaggaaattgaaaggatcttccgggtgattgattgcgatgaaaatctgaaggtgagatatggtactcacatgctgtctgaagaagctgatgattggtggatggctagtagggatgaaCTGCAAGCTGCTGGTGTTGCAATTACTTgagctgtgttcaagagagaattcttgcggaggtactttcctgaggacgttagaggcaggaaagaggtcgaatttttggagctgacacaaggtaacatgaccgtgccggagtatgcatccaagtttgttgagctggcgaaGTATTATGTCGCACTTCAATAATGGACGAGCCAAAGATTTAGGCACTCACCCTCTAATATGTCCGTCCCGCCCGTTCCGTTTTCTTCGCGAACTTTTGCGAACACggtcaattaaataattttttatatttttagacttaaaatgtGCAGTGTCCGCAGACTTTCTCCGTCCTCACTTTTTTACCGGATGAGCCTATGTTTTAGGTTTGCATCCTCCACTATGCTCGCTCCGCTCCGCCTCATTTTTTACGGGCTTTTACGGGGTGGACATGTCTGTTTGCCACTCCTACTTACGTATAATGTGTTGACCGTAAATATAAGTGATTAAATCTTACATTAAttatcaataaataaaatattgaataaataaaagaagaaattTATATGTTTAATGTCTTAAAATATTGAGTTGAAATGTGATGTGCATCACTCTTATGGCCATAGAGCATTCTCCCGACTTTCCCGTAATCCCCAAATTGAGTTTTAGTAAGATATTTGTGCTTTTACACaatcaaatatacattttttatgtatattttaaataaaagatgaTCAAATATATActttaaataaaagatatatatatatatatatatatatatatatatttcaaactaTAAAATGATATTACttaactatttaaaaatatatatatttaaatttatatgttGTTATAAGATTATCTAGATGGATATAATTTTAACTTATAAAAATATATCataactatttaaaaaataataaatctgtattcatatttaaatttttattaatttataaaaaataatacttaACTATTGAATAcaaaatttcatatataaatttgtatattattataaaaatttatatatttttaacttacataaaaatatttcttaaacgttttcaaaataaatatgatatttaaatttattgttgttaattgttattataaataattctaattttttaatatatttatatttgattaaaataaatgtaattatgaaatttaccctactaaattaataattgaaatcaaataatcaaaatatGAAATGAAATATAGTTTAAATAATACTAGATTACAAcatcatataaaatataaatatttaaaacatttgtGTCTCATAAAAAGATAAGAgttgaatttgaaaataaaattaattagtgATGATTCTGGTAGAGAAAGAATGatttaaataaaatgaattatTGGTGCTAAGAGTTAAAAGtaccaaatttatttttaaaaaattttaaaaagaaaaactaatagaaaatttttgaaattataatttagtatgattagTTTTACTTGTGTCTTTATAACAAGACCAGAAAGTTATATTTTTGGGTTCAATTGGCCAAATTACTTTTTACACAATTAATTAATCATGTTCATCTATATAGCTTCTTTAACATATTCTATTTTGTGAAGATGCAAATAAAATCCTCTGCAATTTGTGTCCAATCCACAGTAGTTAATTGAACACTTTTACAATCAAAGAACAATAACAAATGtaacataaaagaaaaaaataacaaaaagcaAAAAAAGGATTACAAATGATCCCAGTCAAAATCATTAACTCAAAGCATGTGGAAATTTTCACCACTAATAATCAATCATGTAACATAAACAAACAAACTCATTGGTTGAATCAATGAAACAAACTCACTCACTCACCAAACTAAATCACTTTTTCAATAGTACATTCCTTGTTGAGAAGGCACACCAGAAGATTGAACCCATGTTCCCTTCAAGAAATTTTGCACAGTGTACTTGCTAGCTTCTTCTTTGTTAATAACCTTATAACCAGGCCATTTGATTCTAGCACTAGTACTTGAACCCGGTCCAGTGTTGTTAAACTCGGCGTAGTATAATGTATCTAACGCGAATTTTCCTTCCCATGGTGTCCATCCATCAGGATGAATAAACTCACCTATTTCAGTTTCCATTACTATTGTTCTTGAAAACTCCTTCCATGGTCTaccaaggtaacttctgattttTTTCGTGACAGGCGCGAGTTTCTCATCGGCTTTGATGATGCACTTTTGTAGAACTGTTCCTGTGGCTTGTTTGTTGTCCATTCTTCCTTGTGCTGTCACCATGTTATTTTGGTTGTCCATTGGTTTTCTCACTATCATGATGCAGTTCTGGAATACGACTGCTGCGTCGCCGAAGATGAAGTCGATTGTTCCTGTTACGATGCAACTGCGGTAGAATTGTCTGTGTGTTTGTGTGTAGAGTGTGTCTTGGTAACCCTCGAAGCGACAGTTGGCGAAAACGGCACGGTCGGCTTGGACTCGGGCTGCCACGGCTTGATGTCCGTCTGGACCGGCTGTGTTCCTGAATCCCATTGCTAGACCCAAAAATCCTTCTCCTAGCACCACTGCATGTGCCATGCATAGAAAATTAGTTCATTATTATATTATCAGATATATtagttattcaataaatttaaaaaatatactttttcttataaataggaccagacTTACCGAAACTTGCAGTTAGGAAAGTTCTGACACCGTCCCTGTAGTTTTTGTTACCGGTGATAATACTTTTTTGTGATCCATCACCATACATGGTTAcattttgcattttcttggttACTGTCACGGTTTCGTCGTAAACTCCTTCTTTAACATAAACCACATACCTGCATAACATGAAAATGCGAGATATTAACAATGTGGCGTTGTGTGACACgatttgattggttgtatgtgtaaaaatGTTTTATGTATACCTTCCAGGGTAGATTGCGGGGATGGCAGCCAAAGCCTCGGAGATGGTTTTGAAGTCACCGCTTCCGTCTTTTGCGACTGTGACATTAGGTGTAGGTCTAATATCAGAAGCCTTCAAGACTCTTCTTTCTTCGGGATGGATCCATGAAGGTAAGCCTTCGGAATCCAAAGAAGCAACAGGGGAGTTATCGGCCAACAACAAACGGCCGCGCGTGAGGGTCTGAACGGTCGAAAGGAATGTAGAAACCTGAGTCACAATAGCAAGAGAATTGCTGACAAATTCCTTAGAATCATCAAAGAGTTTCTGAAGATCTGTCTTCATTTTTCCTTCGGGAAAGCCATCGACACATGTTTGTTGGAAAGAGATAACAGCACTCAACCAACTGTTTAGGTCAGGTGCCTTCgaagaaagtttcttgaattcgATTTCTCCAAGTTGACTGATAGAGGCTTCAATGTCTTCCTTAGCATCTGCAATAAGCTGTTTACAATCCTCAAACGCGCCTCTCTCTTCTTCGTTACTGAATTTGAATGAGTTTGTTTTGTTAAACGCTTTGTTAACTTCGTCCTGGACGATTTTGACATAGACTTTGAGAAGATCTTTCGGGTGTTGAAGTTTCGGATCCTCTTCCACTGCTTTGTTAAGAGGACCTTCACATTTTTCCTTGTAATCCGCGGTACTGCATACTAATTTCACT encodes:
- the LOC131601958 gene encoding putative pectinesterase/pectinesterase inhibitor 45, with product MAFQDFDLISERRRNEKKQQLKKRILIGVVSTVVLVGMIGCAFFVATTKYGAIGDKNTKDAGSTTSNTSKHVAHSEKIVKLVCSTADYKEKCEGPLNKAVEEDPKLQHPKDLLKVYVKIVQDEVNKAFNKTNSFKFSNEEERGAFEDCKQLIADAKEDIEASISQLGEIEFKKLSSKAPDLNSWLSAVISFQQTCVDGFPEGKMKTDLQKLFDDSKEFVSNSLAIVTQVSTFLSTVQTLTRGRLLLADNSPVASLDSEGLPSWIHPEERRVLKASDIRPTPNVTVAKDGSGDFKTISEALAAIPAIYPGRYVVYVKEGVYDETVTVTKKMQNVTMYGDGSQKSIITGNKNYRDGVRTFLTASFVVLGEGFLGLAMGFRNTAGPDGHQAVAARVQADRAVFANCRFEGYQDTLYTQTHRQFYRSCIVTGTIDFIFGDAAVVFQNCIMIVRKPMDNQNNMVTAQGRMDNKQATGTVLQKCIIKADEKLAPVTKKIRSYLGRPWKEFSRTIVMETEIGEFIHPDGWTPWEGKFALDTLYYAEFNNTGPGSSTSARIKWPGYKVINKEEASKYTVQNFLKGTWVQSSGVPSQQGMYY